Genomic window (Lampris incognitus isolate fLamInc1 chromosome 3, fLamInc1.hap2, whole genome shotgun sequence):
TACAGTCAAATGAGAGGTAAAAGGAAGGGAAGCTATTCAGAACTAATGTTAGCACTCTGGGACGGATGCGGTAATGTAAACAGCTACAGGGTCAATCAAATGACACACACGCATGCCCATCATCTGACACACCAAAGTTCTGATAGGCCCATGTCGGTTACGCACACAAACACCTCTTTTTCACGACAACACTGCTAGACGAAAACATGCCATTAACACAGACACAGGAGATCCGTTAGGCCTACGTTAAGAACAGTCTGCGCTGCGCACATCAACTGGTGCCACTCAGCTCATAGCATTGCCGATTCCGGGCTACACGCATGGCCTACTATAAACACGGTATTGACTAATACACAcgttctgcacggcggcagcaataACCAAAAAATTAATCATAATGCATGTCAGTCTTACCTATTTGAAGACTCCAAATGCGGACTTCCGTTCTGGTGTGACGTCGATAAATCTCTTCATCAGTTGCTGAATGTCCATCCGATCAAGAATGTCACTGTGGACGTGCAGTAAAGTCGGGTGTGTGAGTCGTCTCTGGGTCATATTGTTCCGTAGCCACGTTTTGAGGCGGTGAAAGGTGGAGAACGACCGCTCAGAGGAAGCGGCGGAGACAGGTAGACATAGGCAAAGTTCAATAAACATTTCCACCTCTGTGAGTAGTTCCCTTGTTTGAGGATGCAGTGCTCCGACAAATCCAGCAACATCTTGAGCTGACTTGAGTCCTTTTGTCTTGGAGAGCTCACCCATCAATGTGAGCTGCATATGTAGACGAGATTTGTCAATCTGATCGGGGAGCTGTGCAGCATTGATCTCATTCCACCCGGAGTAGGCTCCATTTGCGGCATTGGTAAGAGTATGCTCTCTCAGGGCAGCGACTTGCAGTCCTTCTTGGTCAAATCGGCGATCTAGCCCGGTTGTCACACGATCCAATGCCTCATAGAACTCACGCCGCCATTGCTGCTCTCCTACATCAGTCACGATGGCCTCAGCCTTCTCTGTATCCCTTAGACGGGCAGGGGGGGTTATGCTGGTTCGTGGAGGAAGGGGCATTTGAAGATTGTTTTTGTTCCTGCACAAGCCTCCACTTTGGCAGTCATCTCCTGGACAACTCCAAATTCTCGCAGTGCATGCATGCGCTGTCGTAGGGCAGTCACACACTCCAGTGCGCCCTTCGCACTTGCCTTCTCACTTTGGAGAGATCTGGCTACGGTCTCGCACGGTCCAAAACGAGCCTCACAGCTCAAAAGGCCAAAGTATGTTCTTGCTTTTGTAGCTTGTTTGTATAGACCAGATATTTTCGCCCGAGTATCTCCCCTTACTGTCTTGCCTTGTTCTAGCACCTTCAGTGTCTCCAAAAGGGCTGTGTAGGAGGAGCAAACCCGTGAAATAGCCCTTGTGCGCACAACCCATCGAGTCGGGCATAATGAGAGCAAGTTGTAGACCACCTCATCACTACCAAACATAGACTGGAACAGCGTCTTACGCTTTGAGGACTCCCCTGTCACCACTGAGACATTCCGTACAAAGTTTAGCCTGTCTGCAACAACGCGAACTTCCCTCGCCACTTCTTGTAACAGCAGATctagtgaatggtcactgcagtgcACATAGAGTGCATTTGGACACAGCTCTTCCAGTTTTGCTTGCACGCCTGAGATGCAGCCTGACATTTTAGCAGCACCATCTAAGCAAAATCCCTTTAGATGTCCCAGCGGCAAATTCAAGTGCAcaaaacatctttaatgcagggggaaaaaagtgtTTCTCCAGTTGAACCAGGCGTATTATAAAACCCGAGGAGAACATTCACTGTCTCGAGTTTTGAATCCACGTATTGCAGACTACAGGACAACTGCTCTGTTGTACTTACATCGGTGGTCGCATCCGCAGTTAAACCATAGAAATCGTGCGATTtctctttgaagagcatgggcaaatATTTCCAGTATTTCATTTTGAATTGTGTCCGACATCCAGTTGTCTCTCCGCTGCAGCCACTCGCGGGATTTAGGCAAATCACATGTCATCTCCATCATTAGTTTCCAAAGCACTCCATCTCGATTATCATGGCCTCTTAACGGAAGCCCCTCACTGCCGAGGAATCTTATCGATCTAAATATCAGTTCTAAGACGGTTCTGGCGGTTTGTTGCTCTTTCTCAACACCGTCCGACAGTAGAGCATTAATTGGAGTGTTGTTGAGCGAAGCAAGCGTCCTCACTGATTCTGAATGTATGTCTGACATGTCGTGCTGGCTAAACTTTGTGGTTGCTTTACGCCAGTCACAAAAGCCTCCTACTGTGAATGAACTTGTCTTTCTATCGTGGTGTCTTAATCCCTTCTCTACGGCTTTGCAGCAGGTGAAGCGAAGAACGGCGTCTCTCTCCGTGACACAGTGCAGCCATTTCCACCTGTTAAACCAGCTTTTTTGAAAAGATCGCTCGAAGGTCTCTGTTCCAGTTCCCCTCCCAGGAAAACGCACGTCTGGTCGACAAGGCTCGTCAGATCCTCACACTCACGTCAGCTGGGCGGTCTGGCCTGGGACGCGGAGCTGCCGAGTCCTGCCGGTCTgtgcttgctaacgttagctcttgggTGTTAGCAGCCGCTGACCCGCTAGCTACACTGTCCGCACTGCTAATATCCCCCCGGTGATATATATAATCTAAACATTCTTAAGATTCGTTTTTGCGCCACGTTGCTAAGTTACCTCGTCCGACGGCCGTTTGCCAATCAGCGCCTCGTGACTGAGCGTTTGCATCATCATGAAAGTGACCCCGCCGTGAACCCGTAGGTCTGTCATCACTACAAACTACCACATTGATTTTTAACATGCTTTCTCCCCCACAGCAAAATTATTTATTATAtcgttttaatatatatatatatatatatatatatatatagtaacgtgcatggataagtagacacgttggtccttgactaacgggtcggaccctttagtcgactggttaacgttgtcgcttgcggtgcaagagatatgggttcgcgtcccggctgtggcgacggtatctcggactgccccccgaattcgctacaatatatacttAAAAAATGTGCAGGTAGCAGTAGGGGTGCTCCTTCTGTCTGCAGCTCCTTCTCCCTGCAGCTAGGcggtgctgcagcaccctcagcacccCCCTTCCCGCGCCCCTGATATCGTCCTTCAAACAGGTGAGATCGttccgggttttttttttattattattttgctggGGGTTATTTTTCATTGAACGGAGACGtagacctcccccccccccattttttctgcTTCCGTGGCGGGTTATATTTTGCTTTTTCAAGACTCTTCTGCGGAGTATTTTGGATTACCCCTTTTCGTGCGGAGTGATTTTCTGTCCGTGTGAAGATGCGTCGCAAGAGGGCGGAGGAACCGACGCTTTACTGATGTGACATCGCGAACTGTTTGCTTCGACCCAAGTGTGAAATGTCAAGGTTTGAATGTTTGTTGGGGTTTGAGTATAGAATATTGTAAACACTTTGAAAACACTATCCTCACGGCTTTATCTTTGTCCTTTCTTGTTCACAAAAGCTGACTTGAACACAATTGAAAATCAACACAAATAGCATCTTAAAGGTTAATCAAATTTAACTCATGTATTTTGGTAGTAATCAATATTTACATAGCCGGTTGTTACAATGTGTTCAACTTGTACATGCTAGTTTCTTGTAGCTCTTAACACCTACATTTGGCTATGAAGAGACTTGATTAGTTTGATAAATCCTACAATCTCCACACTGTGCCTACCTGTTTCCTCTATTCCTTATAATGCGGTGTGACATTTTAGCAAAAACATTACCAAAAGCAGAGATGAGAAATTAAAATGCCAGTGCAAGATAGCCCAAATTACCTCTAAAACAAGAGACTGTTCTTATAATTCAGGTTTTTATTAGAATTAAGTATACGTGTAAAATTATTTTGGCACCTCAGCCTCCATAAGAACCAAATCTGGAAACACCAGTGGAGAGGATGCAGAAACAAGACAAAACACCATAAATACAGGGGAGACACTATAAACATATCTACATATAGTCCCTTTGAAGTACTTGGTGTAAATTGACAATGATGTCCTTTGAACTTACTATAACTGTAACCTTACTacatctgtttgtttttttcctgccaATCAAGGGAATGGGAGGGTCTTGGCTTTCTATTAAATACtatagaaaagagaaaaaaaaaggaaacaagatCAATCTATGATCTAATTAGCCATATGGGTTTTGGGGATATTCATTCAGACGTTTGGAGTCTGATTTACAGGTAGAAAAGCTTATTATCTACTTCCATGTCCCATCAACTCAAAATCAATTTTTGCTCAAATTCCATACAAACAATAAAGGTGTATAACATTCACTCCTCCAGAACAAATGTGAAGAAGCCTCATCCTAAAGTGCCCTTTTGCTACTAAGACATTTTTATAAAACATGACTTTCAGCTTCTATGTTTTGTATCTTGTAAACAAGAGATCTTAGGTTGGCAAATAAATTCATCAGTAATCACTTGTATTGTTACATATTTCATTTAGAGATTTAatttagggtggcacggtggcaggttagcactgtcgcctcacagcaagaaagtcctgggttcgaaccttggggtagtccaaccttgggggtcatcccaggtcgtcctgtgtggcgtttgcatgttctccccgtgtctgcggtgggttttctccagttgctccggtttcccccaccatcaaaaagacatgcatgttagggttaatactcctgtctgtgcccctgaccaaggcaatggaaagaagaactacagttggttcccgggtgctgcacggcggctgccaactgctcctagctacacagctaggatgggttaaacgcagagcataatttccccacggggatcaataaagtatctttcAAATTTATGCCTGATATTTCTACCATGTTGATCAAGCCATAATGTATCTGTGTGTGCTGGTTCTTGCAAACCAATATTTCCTCTGCAACAAATGACATCATGTTGTATGGATAACTCCTATTGCCAGTGTCTCCTCACAGTCATAAACCTAGTTTGAACATAAAATGAGACTTCCAATGCATGTGGCTTTTCCTATCTATTTAAATGGCCCATCCAGGAAAAATGGCTTCTGATTCCTGATTTaaagtcatttgtacatacacagGGCAAGGCCAACAACCTCCCAATCAAACTTTGGGTCCACCTGAGCTctttaattaaaaaagaaaaaaattaataatcatcactaccatcatcatcatcatcatcatacttCCTCTTGAGGGAGTGCTTCTTGTGATTGCTCCTATGACGCTGTTTACTGGGATACCCAGCTGTCTCCCTCAAGTGCAACTGTTCATGCTTTTTCAGCAGACCAGGAAAATTGAATCCTTTTCCACAAGTTTCACATGTCCAGGGCTTCTTGCTTGCATGCGTCCGTTTGTGGACGTTCAGATGGGAGGTCAGCTTGTAGGTTTTCCCACACAGATCGCAGCTGTATGGACGCTCATTGGTGTGTAGTCTGATGTGCACTTTCAAATTCCCAATCTGAGTGAAGGACTTGTCGCATAAGGAGCATCTATAGGGTTTCTCTCTGGTATGGATCCTTAGGTGAATCCTCAGGCAGTACTTACTGGAGAATTTCTTTTGGCAGATGGGACAAGGGAGCTTGGTCTTAGGCATGTGATCCTGCTGGTGCCTCTTCAGGTCCGACAAATACACAAAGGTCTTTCCACATTGAGAACACAGATACTGACAGTCACCGATGTGGTAGCCCATGTGCCGCTTCAACATGCTGGGCACAAGAAAACGCTTTCCGCATCGCTCGCACATGTGGGGGCGATCCCTTGTGTGCCAGCGCTCATGGTTGGCCAGCTTGAACGCTGTAGGGAAGCTTTTGCTGCAGTGCTTGCAGGGGAAGCTCATCTGGCTTGTGTGGCACTCCATGTGCCTTTTGAAGTAGGTGGACTGAGTGAAACCCTTGTTGCAGATGCTGCAGTGGAAGGGCTTTTGGCCACCGTGGACAAGCAAGTGTTTCCTCAAGCTGGGCATTCTGAGGAAACACTTACCGCACTGGCTGCAGTTGTAAGGCCGTGCCGTGCTGTGGGTTCTCAGGTGATTGTTCAGGAATACCTGTGTCCTGAAACTCCTTCCACATGCCGTGCACACAAAAGGCTTTTCCCCAGTATGGATACGCAGGTGATCTTTTAGCTTAGACTGATAGGGGAAGCGCTTATCACAAATGTCACAAGTGAATCTGTCTACTGGAGGCTTAGCTTGGCTTTTCCTTTTCACACTTTGCTTCACGCTGAACCCTGGATTCAACTTGGCCGGAGGAAGTGGTGGCAAGGTAGGGAGTGAGAGTGTATTATTGGCGATTTGTGAGACCCACTGGTGCAATGTAACCCGCTGAGTCTGAGGCCTCTGCTGACCATCTGTGTTGACTGTTCCAGCTCCAGCAGCGTTCTGTATGATGGAAACATGTTTGAACGGCACATGAATGATCTTGAGAGGGACTGAGCTTGAGGGCAGCACTTGCACCTCTGCTTTGTCCAGTTTGAGTGGTGCTGCTGGTGTTCCATCCATATCTTGATTGTGTAGAGTTGTACACTGCTGTGCTCTGGAGACCTCTTCAGTTTTATCTCCATCTGTACTCTCTCCTGGCAATGCTGTGGTGATATTCTCCTTCTCTACAGCGTCACTACTTTGTGTTCTTTTGCCCCCCGCTTCCTCAGATCTATTTtcactctttttttctctctggtCTGCTGGTGTGACAGGGGTGTCCTTTGTTAGGTCGTCCACAACTTCTGGCATCGACCCTAAGTCTTCATTGTCACTGAGGGAGGTTGGGCTCATGGTGTTCGAGGTAACCTTTAACTGGCCCAGTGATTCTGATGGTTCTGTTGCACCCGGGCAAAATGAAAGTGATGTGAGCACGCATTCACCCACGTTGGAGGAGATAGCTGCTGAAAAGAGGGGACATAGGGGAAGCAGGGCCATAAAATTACATGTAATGCAATTCTCCTAAAAGTGTATTCTTTGACTTTTCAAATGTCTATCACTAGTATTTTGTATTacaacacaaaataaaaaaaattttgcaAAATATAGGGTGACCGAAATTGTATTACTTTATTACTTAGATAATTCTTTTTGACCAGACAAATACAATAACTGTAAACACTGGAATAAGCTAAAATGCCAACAATATTAACTTCACAACAAATAGTGAAGAGCTGAAAAATAACCAAACATTGTCATTTcaacttttgtttttttgtttttttggatccccccccccttttttttcccctccccaatcatacccagccaattatccgactctttcgagctgtcccggtcgctgctccaccccctctgccgatccggggaaagctgcagactacctccacatgcctcctccgatacatgtgtagtcgcctaccgcttcttttcacctgacagtgaggagttttgccagggggacgtagcgtgtgggaggatcgcgctattcctcccagttccccctccccccccgaacaggcgccccgactgaccagaggaggcactagcgcagcgaccaggatacatacccacatctggcttcccaccagcagacacagccagttgtgtctgtaaggacacccgaccaagccggaggtaacatggggattcgaaccagcgacccctgtgttggcaggcaacagaatagaccgctacactacccggatgccctcttttttctttttttcctttacatacaaataaaataaacctACCATTGCTACCAAGGATTCCTTTGGGTTGCTGGTGAAAGAGGAGGACCTTCAGGTCACCTGGATCAGGGATGAAGCATCCACACTCTTCCAGGACAGAGGGCTCAGCGGAAATCATGGCACCAAGCTAATGGCAGGATGGTAGGCGAAAGAAATTAGTGTGTTTATACGTACAGACCTCCAGGTGAAACCTCATATTCCCATTGTGTTTTATGTTAGGTAACGTAGGtatatagacccttttatgacctacgtcacgcatagtatgcatgcgcattttggcagcaaaagaggcaacttctccatctccaatcaatgcagagtgcaCATGGATTTTTGATCGATTGACATTTagatttttaaaatgtcatcttgttgtgttgtgggttaccagaacaggtctagcaaaactaaaggtattaatttctaccACATTCCACTGGAGAAAAGACCGTTCAATAACAGGGGGCCAGATTGGGGTAAAAGCATACTTGCGGAACGGCCAGTATCTTAGAAAAGATACTTGCCCTTCTTAAAAGTTATTCGTCCTGATCTGGTCGCAGCAGTGTATGTTCTCACTTCCCAGTCCCAACTAGAGTCCAGGGCCAGCTCTtatttttgctgccaaaatgcgcgcgcatactaatcacgtgatcactgtttaccaactgtaaaagggtctataactTCATCCCTgcaaaccctgagagcaggataagcggtttggataatggatggacttgaAAAAAATATCACAGTGCGCATGAATTACCAGAGTATTACTACCGAAACAGACTGTGAATATGAACAGCAGAGGTGCCAAGTGTATACTGACTAATAACTATATATCCCGGCTACCTTTTCATGATAGACATCTCTGATAAGAGACAGTGTTTATCTACATTGTTGTCAACATTTTCAGGAACTAATTAAATGATATGATGGAGTGCACAAGTATTCTGAACAATGATATTAGTGCGCATCTAAAGATATTGATTGTAACATTCAAGTATCATGAAATAGTACTTAATTGACTCCCAGAGGGAATTACTCTTTCTGGCCTTAGCTACATAACACTTTCCCTGGAGCTGAAAGGAACTGAGCATCTTGTTTAAAGATGATACAGCTTAAAGGGCAACATAAAATGTGGTCCCCCCTTGTCTcttttactactactgctactactactactactactttgagctgctcccgttaggggtcgccaaatcggatcatccgtttccatcgcttcctatcctctgcatcttcctgtcacaccagccacctgcatgtcctccctcaccacatccataaacctcctctttggcctttgtgCTGTGCAGAGACAAGCGGGAACTATCCACTTGTCACTGCACAGTACATATTACTGAAATATGCTGAGTTGTTTGGGTGGACATTGAGGTGGGAGAAGGCAGTGTCTCTAAAACTGGGGGTTTTGGAGATGCACTTCTGACTCTTAACAGTTTGTAATGGTTTTACAAAGATTACAAGATAATTAGAAAAAAGTGTAGTCATTTTCAACGTTCATTTCATTGAAAACAATTTAAGGAAGTTTATTTAAATTACATTTTGTAATTGGGTTTCATGAGGTAGAAGTTAATTATACTTTATATAGTTAATTATACTTTAAAAGCTGTTTGCCTTTGGATCGAAGAATCGTCCTTCAAACCAGTAGGCTAACTTGGCGCCCCAAAACTGTGTCATGTCATAAATAAGTTATATGTACTTACCTGAGATAGGTTGGGCACAGGAAAAAGCTGTTCCAGTTTGTACACTAGACCTGCAATCAGAGCCTGCAATGCTGTATCAAACTTTGAGCCATACTGCACATGGAAAACATCCTGCAGGATGAGATATGCATGAGATATGGGATGTGAAAACTTTCAAATACTATGCTTTAACATTTTATCACTTGGCAACATTTGTCCAGGCTCCTTGGCTAATTAAGGACTGAGTTGATCAAACTGCAAGACACATGATTCATCTGGCTTGTGAGGCTGGATCAGTGGTTAGTGTCATGTTCAGCTGGTGATGCTCAAAGCAGCAAAAAACTTTATGCGTTTGATATTCAAAACAGTATGTTGTCAAAAATGGGGCAGGTTATACCAATCAAAATGAACACTAGAATTATTAAATCTGAATCAATTCATCACATTTAATCAATTGAAATATACGTTTTAAGATAAGGAAATTATAACCAAGTATGACAGCAAACATTTCTGTTCCTTTAACTCTCCCCAATGCAAAATTCTCTTCCCACTCTCTGGTTGGGACACAAAGGTCAGCCAGATTTTATGGTGCACCGGGAGCAAGAAACATTATCTCATCTTTTTCAAAATTCAACCATGACAACATCCTTGTTCAAGTCCAGGCATTGTTGTCAGAATTCAGCTTCACTATCCACTGGGCCATCTTGCTCCCTTGCAGATTTTCCTGTGCAGATTTTTCAGTGTAGCAAATAAACAATGCTAAGGGCTTTGACTGTCATACTGTTAAGTGTGACAAATggcaaaaataataaataaataaataaaagtgaagAGCAGACTCAACTACTGAAAACTTTAAGACATGAGACCAAAGCTTTTTGAGTGAGTGTTTGTGCAAACACATCACATGTATGTATTACCTTGGGATAAAAAATAGAAAACCACTAATTCTGTTACACTGGGCTGCTTGATTCACATCAGTTAAAATACCAAACCTGGAAGAAGTGCCTCCTTTCCGCAGTGCTTTTGAGTAGATTTTGGACCAACACCATGAAGTTAATTTGAGCCCTTTCCACGTCTTTGTCGTTCTGTAACACGGAATGCATATTAAGTCTCAGTTGTTTGGttttcaaataaaaaaatgaaactccAACTCACAAAAAATAAATTGTCAAAACTGAAACTGAGCTCTGCAATTCTGCTGCACTGGTGAAAATATTTTAACTGTACATCACCACAGTGATCGCACCATCTCCCAGAAAATCTGTACATGTCCATACCCCATTGGATGTTGAGATTTTCAGCTTATTTACGAGAGCTTGAACAGCATGGGAATCCGGTGTACCTTCTTGCTGTAGCAACTCAAGAATAATCTAAAATAAAGGACAATTATTGTGGCAAAATTAGGACAAAGGGTATTGTAAACACTTTAGAACTACTAGTTGTTCAGtttgatctcacacacacacacacacacacacacacacacacacacacacacacacacacacacacacacacacacacacacacatacacagaggaaAAGAACACACCCTTGCCCTCAATCCCAAGATCAGTTGGGCTGTCTGCTTAAAATTCATGAGCTCTGGAATAGTTTGGGTCACCACAGTCACAAACTCCTCCACCTTACTGTATTGTGCCACATTTCTCTGCAGTATGACCTGCCATATGTATGAATATGTCAGCTGCAAAGGAGAA
Coding sequences:
- the LOC130110642 gene encoding zinc finger protein OZF-like; the encoded protein is MDGTPAAPLKLDKAEVQVLPSSSVPLKIIHVPFKHVSIIQNAAGAGTVNTDGQQRPQTQRVTLHQWVSQIANNTLSLPTLPPLPPAKLNPGFSVKQSVKRKSQAKPPVDRFTCDICDKRFPYQSKLKDHLRIHTGEKPFVCTACGRSFRTQVFLNNHLRTHSTARPYNCSQCGKCFLRMPSLRKHLLVHGGQKPFHCSICNKGFTQSTYFKRHMECHTSQMSFPCKHCSKSFPTAFKLANHERWHTRDRPHMCERCGKRFLVPSMLKRHMGYHIGDCQYLCSQCGKTFVYLSDLKRHQQDHMPKTKLPCPICQKKFSSKYCLRIHLRIHTREKPYRCSLCDKSFTQIGNLKVHIRLHTNERPYSCDLCGKTYKLTSHLNVHKRTHASKKPWTCETCGKGFNFPGLLKKHEQLHLRETAGYPSKQRHRSNHKKHSLKRKYDDDDDDGSDDY